Proteins from a single region of Undibacterium sp. KW1:
- a CDS encoding LysR substrate-binding domain-containing protein, whose protein sequence is MSNSKPDRFVRTHLKTRHLVLLVELGRHGSIFHAAEAAHLTQPAASKLLTELEYALGVQLFERLPRGISPTWYGEIMIRRAGAALAEMNAAHQEVMELLSGLSGFVSIGSVMTPSMNLIPQAVSLLKSRHKRLHVAIQVDTSKILIQRLRAGELDMVIGRILDSESAAELNFEPLTDEPHSLIARGKHALAQRKKLTLNDLAKEAWILPPNGSILRDRLTSLFLSHGLDQPVETVETLSLPVIASLLMATDMVAALPEDLIRTYLDAELLSVLPFDLGLRMDAYGIVTRKQHRLSPGAQAMLDILRELAVQDTDK, encoded by the coding sequence ATGAGCAATAGCAAGCCCGATCGCTTTGTACGCACACACCTGAAAACACGCCATCTGGTGTTATTGGTTGAGTTGGGACGCCATGGTTCGATTTTTCATGCGGCTGAGGCTGCGCATCTGACTCAGCCAGCAGCCTCCAAATTGCTGACAGAACTTGAGTATGCCCTCGGTGTGCAGTTGTTTGAACGCCTGCCACGCGGCATATCACCTACCTGGTATGGCGAGATCATGATACGCAGAGCAGGTGCAGCGCTGGCAGAAATGAATGCAGCCCATCAGGAAGTCATGGAGTTGTTGTCCGGTTTAAGCGGTTTTGTCTCGATAGGTTCAGTCATGACACCATCGATGAATCTCATCCCGCAAGCAGTAAGCCTGCTCAAATCCCGCCATAAGCGCTTGCATGTTGCCATACAGGTTGATACCAGCAAGATACTGATACAGCGTTTGCGTGCCGGAGAACTGGACATGGTCATAGGCCGCATTCTCGATTCTGAATCTGCCGCAGAACTGAATTTTGAGCCCTTGACCGACGAGCCTCACAGTCTGATTGCACGCGGCAAGCATGCCCTTGCACAGCGAAAAAAACTGACTCTGAATGATCTTGCGAAAGAGGCCTGGATACTGCCACCAAATGGCAGTATTTTGCGTGATCGCCTCACCTCTCTTTTCTTGTCACACGGCCTTGATCAACCGGTAGAAACGGTAGAAACCTTGTCGCTACCGGTGATTGCCAGCTTATTGATGGCCACTGATATGGTGGCTGCTTTGCCGGAAGACCTGATTCGTACCTATCTCGATGCCGAGCTGCTATCCGTGCTGCCATTTGATCTTGGATTGCGTATGGATGCCTATGGTATTGTCACCAGAAAGCAACATCGTTTGTCGCC